A DNA window from Solanum lycopersicum chromosome 3, SLM_r2.1 contains the following coding sequences:
- the LOC138347536 gene encoding uncharacterized protein, producing MAAVAEGASGSCLWHNRLGHISIKGMKMLVAKGELEGLKFVDMGLCESCVMGKQKRVSFTKIPREPKKVRSEMIHTDVWGPSPVEDSIKWEQAMDDEMRSLEKNDTWVLTELSTGKRDFLNKWVFRIKTESDGKRRFKARLVVKGYSQRKAIDYAKIFSHVVKDLYAATGRICGSWQGTHGLQAHQKLVWTKESTKAVGFVDADLGGDVDSSKSSSGYIYTIGGTVVSWMSRLQKCVSLSSTEAEYMAIAEAGKELIWLEDYLEELARSRARTFFTQIARVPYSW from the exons atggccgctgttgctgaaggtgcttccggttcatgtctgtggcacaataGACTTGGACATATTAGtattaaaggaatgaagatgctggttgcaaaaggagaattagagggtctgaagtttgttgatatgggtctttgcgagagctgtgttatgggcaaacagaaaagagtaagttTCACAAAGattcctagagagccaaagaaagtgcggtcgGAAATgatccatacagatgtttggggaccatctcca gtggaggattcaatcaagtgggagcaagccatggatgatgagatgaggtcactcgagaagaatgacacatgggtgttgactgagttatcTACAGGGAAGAGAGATTttctgaacaagtgggtgtttaGAATCAAGACTGAATCAGATggaaaaagaaggttcaaggctcgtttagtggttaaaggatattcacaaaggaaagctATTGATTATGCTAAAATATTCTCTcatgttgtgaa agatctatatgcagcaaccggaaggatttgtggttcttggcaaggaacacatggtctGCAAGCTCATCAaaagcttgtatggactaaagaaagcaccaaggcagtg ggttttgtggatgctgatcttggtggggatgttgactcgagcaaaagttcatccgggtacatttacacaaTAGGTGGAACAgtagtgagttggatgtccagacttcagaagtgtgtttctctttcatctactgaagctgagtatatggcaatagctgaagctgggaaagagttGATATGGCTGgaagattatcttgaggaattggcaagaagcagagcgagaacattctttactcagatagccagagtgccatacagttggtga